One genomic region from Microcystis panniformis FACHB-1757 encodes:
- the mtnA gene encoding S-methyl-5-thioribose-1-phosphate isomerase, translated as MTTTTCESNSIYPVRWQDNKVWLIDQTRLPMEYGEVEITSSEAMARAIETMIVRGAPAIGVAAAYGMVLGAQEIKTDQKEEFLADLTRIADRLAQTRPTAVNLFWAIERMLKVARESGPEVAVITKNLLETAQNIQKEDVETCRAIGHHGLLALPEQPEKLTILTHCNTGSLATAGYGTALGVIRSAWTAGRLIQVYADETRPRLQGAKLTAWECLREGIPVTVITDSMAAHCMQQKLIDAVIVGADRIAANGDTANKIGTYSLAVVAKAHHLPFYVAAPLSTVDFSLKDGTGIPIEQRDRAEIYQVGTTTLCPRDVNFYNPAFDVTPAALITAIITEKGAVTPAELIFLQDS; from the coding sequence ATGACCACAACCACTTGCGAGAGTAACTCGATCTATCCCGTGCGTTGGCAAGATAATAAAGTCTGGCTGATCGATCAAACCCGTTTACCCATGGAGTATGGGGAAGTTGAGATCACCAGCAGTGAAGCCATGGCCCGGGCGATCGAAACGATGATTGTCCGCGGCGCTCCGGCGATCGGGGTGGCGGCTGCCTATGGTATGGTTTTAGGAGCGCAGGAAATTAAAACCGACCAGAAAGAGGAATTTCTGGCTGATTTAACTAGAATAGCCGATCGATTAGCCCAAACCCGGCCGACGGCGGTGAATTTATTCTGGGCGATCGAGCGAATGTTAAAAGTGGCCAGGGAAAGTGGCCCAGAAGTGGCAGTAATTACCAAAAATCTCCTTGAAACTGCCCAAAATATCCAAAAAGAAGACGTGGAAACCTGTCGGGCGATCGGTCACCATGGTTTATTGGCGCTGCCGGAGCAACCGGAAAAACTGACAATTTTAACCCACTGTAATACTGGTTCCCTAGCCACGGCCGGTTATGGTACTGCTTTAGGGGTAATTCGTTCCGCTTGGACAGCAGGGAGATTAATACAAGTGTATGCAGACGAAACCCGGCCGCGGCTGCAAGGGGCAAAATTAACCGCCTGGGAATGTCTGCGGGAGGGAATTCCCGTCACCGTGATCACCGATAGCATGGCGGCCCACTGTATGCAGCAAAAACTGATCGATGCGGTGATCGTTGGGGCCGATCGCATTGCGGCCAATGGGGACACGGCTAACAAAATCGGCACCTATTCCCTTGCGGTGGTGGCAAAAGCTCATCATCTGCCTTTTTATGTGGCCGCGCCGCTATCGACGGTGGATTTTTCCCTTAAGGATGGTACGGGGATACCGATCGAACAGCGCGATCGTGCCGAAATTTATCAGGTGGGGACAACTACCCTTTGCCCTAGAGATGTTAACTTTTATAACCCCGCTTTCGATGTTACTCCCGCCGCTTTAATTACCGCTATCATTACCGAAAAAGGAGCGGTAACACCGGCTGAATTAATTTTTTTACAGGATTCCTAG